One segment of Streptosporangium brasiliense DNA contains the following:
- a CDS encoding S8 family serine peptidase: MLRWAGAVGALAVIALGTAPAAHADDVRGSQRQVLRTLDLPSAWRTSMGGDVTVAVLDSGVDPAHRDLAGSVTEGKDFTAGANPPGVAPLRLHGTYMASLIAGHGHGPGGADGVIGVAPRAKVLSVRVILEDEEPGFREFNTAERFENVVARGIRYAVDHGADVINMSISKELATKEERAAVRYAISRGVVLVAAAGNEGAGKPDSTGYAPYSYPAAFPGVVSVAAADRGLRRASFSNWNPSVLVAAPGVDILGAGPGDEYWVGRGTSQATALVSGVAALIKAKYPKMSPALVAQALTTGAVRRPSGGYDTGMGFGVVNAPRALAEAARISRHTLTAGPGSHDPARPLGRGVAPVQVIHRDQHKITVYGGVAAAAGLGAVASLAVIAVLVGRVRSAARSADAAEPPVPAP, translated from the coding sequence ATGTTGAGGTGGGCGGGCGCCGTCGGGGCGCTGGCCGTGATCGCGCTGGGGACGGCGCCCGCCGCGCACGCCGACGACGTCCGGGGCAGCCAGCGTCAGGTGCTGCGGACCCTCGACCTGCCCAGCGCCTGGCGGACCTCCATGGGCGGGGACGTGACCGTGGCGGTGCTGGACTCGGGGGTGGACCCCGCCCATCGTGACCTGGCCGGCTCGGTGACCGAGGGCAAGGACTTCACCGCGGGGGCCAACCCGCCGGGGGTGGCCCCCCTGCGGCTGCACGGGACCTACATGGCCTCACTCATCGCCGGGCACGGGCACGGCCCCGGCGGGGCGGACGGGGTGATCGGGGTCGCGCCCAGGGCGAAGGTGCTGTCGGTCCGGGTGATCCTGGAGGACGAGGAGCCGGGATTCCGGGAGTTCAACACCGCCGAGCGGTTCGAGAACGTGGTGGCCAGGGGGATCAGATACGCCGTGGACCACGGCGCGGACGTGATCAACATGTCGATCTCCAAGGAGCTGGCGACCAAGGAGGAGCGCGCGGCGGTCCGTTACGCGATCTCCAGGGGGGTCGTGCTCGTCGCCGCGGCGGGCAACGAGGGGGCGGGCAAGCCCGACTCCACCGGTTACGCCCCCTACTCCTACCCGGCGGCCTTCCCGGGGGTGGTCTCGGTGGCCGCGGCCGACCGGGGGCTGCGCAGGGCCTCCTTCTCCAACTGGAACCCCTCGGTCCTGGTGGCCGCGCCCGGGGTGGACATCCTCGGCGCCGGTCCCGGTGACGAATACTGGGTCGGCCGCGGCACCTCCCAGGCGACCGCGCTGGTCTCCGGCGTCGCCGCGCTGATAAAAGCGAAATATCCGAAAATGTCGCCCGCGCTGGTCGCGCAGGCGCTCACCACCGGAGCGGTCCGGCGGCCGAGCGGAGGTTACGACACCGGCATGGGCTTCGGCGTCGTCAACGCCCCCCGGGCACTCGCCGAGGCCGCCAGGATCTCCCGTCACACCCTCACCGCCGGCCCCGGCAGCCATGACCCCGCACGCCCGCTGGGCCGAGGGGTGGCCCCGGTGCAGGTGATCCACCGGGACCAGCACAAGATCACGGTGTACGGAGGGGTGGCGGCGGCCGCCGGGCTCGGCGCGGTCGCGTCCCTGGCGGTGATCGCCGTGCTGGTGGGGCGGGTGCGGTCGGCGGCCCGGTCCGCGGACGCGGCGGAGCCCCCGGTCCCGGCTCCGTGA